Proteins encoded in a region of the Streptomyces sp. NBC_00258 genome:
- the rfbB gene encoding dTDP-glucose 4,6-dehydratase, with translation MTTRLLVTGAAGFIGSTYVRRLLADRTDLHITVLDRLTYAGNRANLDLAHPALDLVEGDICDTALVDRLVADADQIVHFAAESHVDRSIAGSAEFVRTNVLGTHTLLDAALRHDTDRFVHVSTDEVYGSIDEGSWPESDPLRPNSPYSASKASSDLLALACHRTHGLDVRVTRCSNNYGPYQHPEKVIPLFVTNLLDGGRVPLYGDGRNVRDWLHVEDHCAAIECVRNRGSAGEVYNIGGGTEMSNRELTALLLEACGTDWDSVEYVTDRKGHDLRYSVDWSKIATLGYAPSHDFRKGLAETVDWYRDNRVWWEPTKYRTRTPA, from the coding sequence ATGACCACCAGGCTGCTCGTCACAGGTGCCGCGGGCTTCATCGGCTCCACCTACGTCCGCCGACTGCTCGCCGACCGAACCGACCTGCACATCACCGTCCTGGACCGGCTCACCTACGCGGGCAACCGGGCCAACCTCGACCTCGCCCACCCCGCCCTCGACCTCGTCGAGGGAGACATCTGCGACACCGCACTGGTGGACCGGCTCGTCGCGGACGCCGACCAGATCGTGCACTTCGCCGCCGAGAGCCACGTGGACCGGTCCATCGCCGGCTCGGCGGAGTTCGTCCGCACCAACGTGCTGGGGACACACACCCTGTTGGATGCCGCGCTGCGCCACGACACCGACCGCTTCGTCCACGTGTCGACGGACGAGGTGTACGGATCCATCGACGAAGGATCCTGGCCGGAGTCCGACCCGCTGCGCCCCAACTCCCCCTACTCGGCGTCCAAGGCCTCCAGCGACCTGCTCGCCCTCGCCTGCCACCGCACCCACGGACTCGACGTCAGGGTCACCCGGTGCTCCAACAACTATGGCCCCTACCAGCATCCCGAGAAGGTCATCCCCCTCTTCGTCACCAACCTCCTCGACGGCGGCCGCGTACCCCTCTACGGAGACGGCCGCAACGTCCGCGACTGGCTGCACGTCGAGGACCACTGCGCGGCCATCGAATGCGTCCGCAACCGCGGCAGCGCCGGCGAGGTCTACAACATCGGCGGCGGAACCGAGATGAGCAACCGCGAACTCACCGCGCTGCTCCTGGAAGCCTGCGGCACCGACTGGGACAGCGTCGAGTACGTCACCGACCGCAAGGGCCACGACCTGCGCTACTCCGTCGACTGGTCCAAGATCGCCACCCTCGGGTACGCCCCCTCCCACGACTTCCGCAAGGGACTCGCGGAGACCGTCGACTGGTATCGCGACAACCGCGTGTGGTGGGAACCGACGAAGTACCGCACCCGCACCCCTGCCTGA